One genomic region from Quercus robur chromosome 4, dhQueRobu3.1, whole genome shotgun sequence encodes:
- the LOC126722994 gene encoding autophagy-related protein 8f → MTRSMFKQEHDFEKRRAEAARIREKYPDRIPVIVEKAERSDIPNIDKKKYLVPADLTVGQFVYVIRKRIKLSAEKAIFIFVDNVLPPTGAIMSTIYDDKRDGDGFLYVTYSGENTFG, encoded by the exons ATGACTAGAAGCATGTTCAAGCAAGAGCATGACTTTG AGAAGAGGCGTGCAGAGGCTGCTAGAATTAGGGAGAAATACCCAGATAGAATTCCa GTGATTGTGGAGAAGGCTGAGAGAAGTGATATTCCCAACATTGACAAAAAAAA ATACCTTGTCCCAGCTGATCTGACGGTGGGTCAATTTGTCTATGTAATTCGGAAGAGGATTAAACTGAGTGCAGAAAAGGCAATCTTTATATTTGTGGACAATGTGCTCCCACCAACAG GAGCCATAATGTCTACCATTTATGATGATAAGAGGGATGGCGATGGATTTCTCTATGTTACATATAGTGGAGAAAACACATTTGGGTGA